Proteins from a genomic interval of Yarrowia lipolytica chromosome 1E, complete sequence:
- a CDS encoding uncharacterized protein (Compare to YALI0E01672g, similar to Saccharomyces cerevisiae YMR098C; ancestral locus Anc_2.461, no similarity), which produces MIRVFLRQGRVLRPSTLQYRLRHFSDDKKPTQGLDFRALNNEIGGERQDKSSVENDNTPVSQAINGDIIGASSTSSETPSKPWYLRDQPEVKEEPVNIDLGLPDGAMNDIAKQLARDAIYDIKYIPEQDILIGSGKSSRHIYKAGREVMGVLKHQHDVLPTAEGLFKKNAQRMSYRRMLKKARKQNLEFPDSEWVVIDSQMGFHVHIFTAEKRELVNLEDLYKFEMDEEEVEISPEDFAWAEKGQKNVIDGDEFLSGQHNSDPFLRSDSITGLPKKPSNNPFDGGIGSGQRRSLHTSAPAATTLAVDFDGGSAAAKDDESKSHPSIIPLFMYQKWATQGDKDQVLAKYDDLQPHANRKEIVLSAITNFLKLPTTGFNDVPQAVEELFEVFSPSDASNPEWKEAFKALVNAYALNHKCVPTQALVDYLVAQQASGAAVVNWQVSEIVRATIDSTQYEQVGVTSLKEWQRVVDAKIQIIKQLIESFGLVAPVRLLANDRFIRRVARSLTQRTSASFGLDLVAKPETTKHPLDLRLKLLEESLPIKMLNRKTLFVFFAAYANSYAWNPFFKLLKRCHKETKTDNAHVQTIISLVLNSRDETAYYRLMESELGLLCDAQGELPLDKDIAVKLEKLMDNIDPEGRRFQQLRHKTNTQLYS; this is translated from the coding sequence ATGATTCGAGTGTTTTTGCGCCAGGGACGTGTATTGCGACCTTCAACGCTCCAGTATCGACTGAGACATTTCAGTGACGACAAAAAACCGACTCAAGGGCTTGATTTTAGAGCGCTGAACAATGAAATCGGAGGTGAGCGACAAGACAAAAGCTCTGTTGAGAACGACAACACGCCTGTGAGCCAAGCTATCAACGGGGACATTATTGGAGCCTCTTCTACAAGCTCCGAAACCCCTTCCAAGCCGTGGTATCTGCGAGATCAACCGGAAGTAAAGGAGGAGCCTGTCAACATTGACCTGGGTCTGCCAGATGGAGCTATGAATGATATCGCCAAGCAGCTTGCACGTGATGCCATTTATGACATCAAGTACATTCCCGAGCAGGATATTCTCATTGGGTCCGGCAAGTCCAGTCGACACATCTACAAGGCTGGACGGGAAGTTATGGGAGTGCTGAAACACCAGCATGATGTTCTTCCAACTGCTGAGGGACTGTTCAAGAAGAATGCACAGAGAATGTCTTACCGACGAATGCTAAAGAAGGCCCGAAAGCAGAATCTCGAGTTCCCCGACTCGGAATGGGTCGTGATCGACTCCCAGATGGGCTTCCATGTACATATTTTCACTGCCGAGAAACGCGAGCTTGTCAACCTGGAGGATCTTTACAAGTTTGAGatggatgaagaggaggttgaAATTTCGCCAGAGGACTTTGCTTGGGCCGAAAAAGGTCAGAAGAACGTCattgatggagatgaatTCTTATCTGGACAGCACAACTCTGATCCTTTCCTCAGGAGCGATTCGATCACCGGCTTGCCCAAGAAGCCCTCTAACAACCCCTTTGACGGTGGTATTGGAAGTGGCCAGAGAAGAAGTCTCCATACCTCAGCACCAGCTGCAACCACCCTTGCAGTAGACTTTGATGGCGGATCTGCAGCagccaaggacgacgagtccAAGTCCCACCCCTCCATCATCCCTCTCTTCATGTACCAAAAGTGGGCCACTCAGGGTGACAAGGATCAGGTTCTGGCAAAGTACGACGACCTTCAACCGCATGCAAACCGTAAGGAGATTGTTCTTTctgccatcaccaactttCTGAAACTTCCCACAACGGGCTTCAACGACGTTCCGCAAGCTGTAGAGGAGCTTTTTGAGGTCTTCTCCCCTTCGGATGCATCCAACCCCGAATGGAAAGAGGCCTTCAAGGCTCTGGTTAACGCCTACGCTCTGAACCACAAGTGCGTCCCTACACAAGCTCTCGTCGACTACCTTGTTGCCCAGCAGGCCTCTGGAGCCGCCGTGGTCAACTGGCAAGTCTCCGAGATCGTCAGAGCCACCATCGACTCCACACAATACGAGCAGGTTGGCGTGACTTCTCTCAAGGAGTGGCAGCGAGTTGTGGATGCCAAAATTCAAATCATCAAACAGCTGATCGAGAGCTTTGGACTCGTGGCTCCTGTGAGATTGCTTGCTAACGACAGATTCATCCGACGTGTGGCTCGGTCTCTTACCCAAAGAACCTCTGCATCTTTCGGTCTGGACCTTGTTGCCAAGCCCGAAACCACAAAGCATCCCCTCGATCTGCGTCTCAAGCTATTGGAAGAGAGTCTTCCCATCAAGATGCTCAACAGAAAGACTCTGTTTGTCTTTTTCGCAGCCTACGCAAACTCGTACGCCTGGAACCCTTTTTTCAAGCTCCTGAAGCGATGTCACAAGGAAACCAAGACTGATAACGCCCACGTTCAGACGATCATATCGCTGGTTCTCAACTCTCGAGACGAGACTGCCTACTACCGACTGATGGAGTCCGAACTCGGTCTTCTCTGCGATGCTCAGGGAGAGTTGCCTCtcgacaaggacattgCTGTGAAGCTCGAAAAGTTGATGGACAACATTGATCCCGAAGGTCGTCGATTCCAGCAGTTGCGGCACAAGACCAACACGCAGCTTTACTCATGA
- a CDS encoding uncharacterized protein (Compare to YALI0E01694g, similar to DEHA0D03091g Debaryomyces hansenii and KLLA0D03388g Kluyveromyces lactis), which produces MSAQTERRIIGDDYNHATDGEYKKLRDMAHKEYERRKELSQKSQQAYKSGDGAGAKQLSEEAKKHGEKMDQYNRQAAEYVFRENNTDSAHDEIDLHGLYVEEAEEFLGQRIQAAMQRGDPVVKAIVGKGLHSSGGVAKIKPAVEKLCNEHRLRHHIDPKNAGVMIIELPNGPQQPGQVYQQPGPQQQPHYQQQQHQGNYQGNQYHQQQQQGQGKNDNLLVNILCFCINKFLK; this is translated from the exons ATGTCCGCCCAGACCGAACGCCGAATtattggtgatg ACTACAACCACGCCACGGATggcgagtacaagaagctcCGTGACATGGCTCACAAGGAGTACGAGCGACGAAAGGAGCTGTCACAGAAGAGTCAGCAGGCCTACAAGAGCGGAGACGGCGCTGGAGCCAAGCAGCTGAGTGAGGAGGCAAAGAAGCACGGTGAAAAGATGGACCAATACAACCGACAGGCTGCCGAGTACGTTTTCCGAGAAAACAACACAGACTCCGCCCACGACGAGATCGATCTCCACGGTCTGTATGTGGAAGAAGCCGAGGAGTTTCTGGGACAGAGAATCCAGGCAGCCATGCAGAGAGGTGATCCTGTtgtcaaggccattgtAGGAAAGGGTCTTcattcttctggaggagtggctAAGATTAAGCCTGCCGTTGAGAAGCTGTGCAACGAGCACCGACTGCGTCATCACATCGACCCCAAGAACGCGGGAGTCATGATAATTGAGCTGCCCAATGGACCCCAGCAGCCTGGACAAGTGTACCAGCAGCCCGgacctcagcagcagcctcattaccagcagcagcagcaccaggGCAACTACCAGGGCAACCAGtaccaccagcagcagcagcagggccagGGAAAGAACGACAACCTTCTTGTCAACATTCTTTGTTTCTGTATTAACAAGTTTTTGAAGTAG
- a CDS encoding uncharacterized protein (Compare to YALI0E01738g, similar to Saccharomyces cerevisiae KTI12 (YKL110C); ancestral locus Anc_2.462, similar to uniprot|Q9P7V4 Schizosaccharomyces pombe SPAC30.02C), translated as MLKSIFSHTHFSTQLSHTSTCDMPLLLITGYPSAGKTTRAMQIKDYFEKKIQETGSNLTVEVINDESLGLSKDSYKESRTEKMTRGEQISAVKRLVSKNTIVILDNMTYIKGFRYQLWCEAKAVATNYGVAHVGAPVDVCKEYNSIHPNKWEDDLFDALVFRYEEPNGANKWDSPLFTIPHIDKDISGEEMWNALVHRKVLKPNQATVLKPATSTDYLYELDKKTQTIVSEILDIQRDNVGGLVKLDGGNHSLQLPIDAVSLPELQRMRRQFVTLNKMRALGDDRIIPLFIEFLEKNFDE; from the coding sequence ATGCTCAAGAGCATCTTCTCTCACACACACTTCTCCACACAATTATCACACACGTCAACTTGCGACATGCCTCTTCTCTTGATCACAGGATACCCTTCCGCGGGTAAGACAACCCGAGCCATGCAAATAAAGGACTActtcgagaagaagatccaggagaCAGGGTCGAATCTGACAGTGGAGGTGATCAATGATGAGTCTCTGGGACTGAGCAAAGACTCGTACAAGGAGAGCCGGACTGAAAAAATGACCCGTGGCGAGCAAATATCTGCTGTTAAACGGTTGGTTtccaaaaacaccatcGTCATTCTCGACAACATGACATATATCAAAGGATTCAGATACCAGCTGTGGTGTGAAGCAAAGGCCGTGGCTACCAACTATGGAGTGGCACATGTGGGTGCTCCCGTTGATGTTTGCAAGGAATACAATTCAATTCACCCCAACAAGTGGGAGGACGATCTCTTTGACGCCCTAGTATTCAGATATGAAGAGCCGAATGGAGCGAACAAGTGGGATTCTCCTCTCTTTACCATTCCTCATATTGACAAAGACATCTCTGGTGAGGAAATGTGGAATGCTTTGGTTCACCGAAAGGTTCTAAAACCCAACCAGGCAACTGTGCTAAAGCCTGCCACGTCTACTGACTACCTCTATGAGCTTGATAAGAAGACCCAGACCATTGTCAGCGAGATCCTTGATATCCAAAGAGACAATGTTGGAGGTCTCGTGAAGCTAGATGGTGGTAATCACAGTCTTCAGCTGCCTATAGATGCTGTCAGTCTTCCTGAACTGCAACGTATGAGGCGTCAGTTTGTGACTCTCAATAAGATGAGAGCACTCGGCGATGACAGAATCATTCCGCTGTTCATTGAGTTCCTTGAGAAGAACTTTGATGAATAG
- a CDS encoding uncharacterized protein (Compare to YALI0E01760g, similar to KLLA0F02904g Kluyveromyces lactis, similar to Saccharomyces cerevisiae MTG1 (YMR097C); ancestral locus Anc_2.463), which translates to MREYQVNMAASICRCGAELLTRRGIRMLSTSTVATQSRSGSPTDTQKRPNKISQEKQDKPKSLFVPRTSFDPVQVSTSNFTHFHKEFLKKGMSMHPHLTLELRDARAPLSTGNVLLSNSFSSAIGSNRLYLYSKSDASLLDDETLKQWHPQGNYLQIDCRSRQAAVKIMKYAATVFQKIDPPPPVGFNMLICGMPNVGKSTLVNTMRRLVVEKTNDWKMQGKKRSVAPVGQQAGVTRALSNRIKVCDSPNIFVFDSPGLFMPSIANSETMIKLALLKCIKESLVDPIVQADYLLYALNRDDPKSYRDLCPPTNDINDILVALRRKWRSTPNQDAGTALRWINEWVSGKKGKVMLDAATPEAFDTYNQKESERMRAWMVKFQQRGKEKGGNRASKIFRA; encoded by the coding sequence ATGAGGGAATACCAAGTCAATATGGCTGCGAGTATTTGCCGTTGCGGCGCGGAATTACTCACCAGAAGAGGCATCCGAATGCTATCTACCTCGACAGTGGCTACACAGAGCAGATCAGGAAGCCCAACAGACACCCAAAAGCGACCAAACAAGATATCGCAAGAGAAACAGGACAAACCCAAGTCGCTATTTGTCCCTAGAACATCTTTCGACCCAGTTCAAGTTTCAACTTCAAACTTTACACATTTCCACAAAGAGTTCCTCAAGAAGGGCATGTCCATGCATCCTCATCTCACTCTGGAGTTGAGAGACGCTAGGGCACCACTGAGCACAGGAAACGTGCTCCTTTCCAACTCGTTTTCGTCAGCAATTGGATCAAACAGACTCTATCTGTATTCCAAGAGTGACGCCTCCCTTCTGGATGATGAGACTCTCAAACAATGGCACCCTCAGGGCAATTATCTCCAGATTGATTGCCGATCTAGACAAGCAGCAGTCAAAATCATGAAGTACGCAGCCACAGTGTTCCAGAAAATCGACCCTCCACCGCCAGTGGGGTTCAATATGTTGATTTGTGGCATGCCTAATGTGGGAAAGAGTACTCTGGTGAACACTATGAGACGGTTGGTGGTAGAAAAGACAAATGATTGGAAGATGCAGGGGAAGAAGCGATCTGTGGCCCCCGTTGGACAGCAGGCGGGCGTCACCAGAGCTCTGTCTAACCGAATCAAGGTATGCGACAGCCCTAACATCTTTGTGTTTGATTCCCCAGGTCTGTTCATGCCAAGTATTGCCAACAGTGAGACTATGATCAAGCTCGCCCTTCTCAAGTGCATCAAGGAGAGTCTTGTTGATCCTATCGTTCAGGCTGACTACCTCTTGTACGCACTCAACAGAGATGATCCCAAGAGTTACCGTGATCTGTGTCCTCCCACCAACGATATCAACGATATTCTTGTTGCACTGCGGCGCAAGTGGCGGTCAACTCCTAACCAGGACGCTGGAACTGCTCTGCGGTGGATCAACGAGTGGGTCAGCGGAAAAAAAGGTAAGGTCATGCTCGACGCAGCTACTCCTGAGGCGTTTGACACGTACAATCAGAAGGAAAGTGAACGAATGCGAGCGTGGATGGTCAAGTTCCAACAACGAGGCAAGGAGAAGGGTGGAAACCGAGCCAGTAAAATCTTCCGCGCATAA
- a CDS encoding uncharacterized protein (Compare to YALI0E01782g, similar to uniprot|Q03532 Saccharomyces cerevisiae YMR290c HAS1 helicase associated with SET1P) → MGLTKKEKVEKKARSVVKGKADKKAKVEKPSSKPAKSAKPSKSKDEVDELDDEFDEVEGLLEKGDVEEEDEEETNGNEDSEMSDDDEKDVEIEEEDDGEGSDLEEEESTAVVTTAPADAEVVHIASDAERKPFSTIPLSENTMQSLKDMGFETMTPVQEKTIPPLLAGRDVLGAAKTGSGKTLAFLIPAIEMLRKLKFKPRNGTGVIVVSPTRELALQIYGVARDLMANHSQTLGIVIGGNNRRQEEEKLNKGVNLLVCTPGRLLDHLQNSQGFVFKNLKALIIDEADRILEIGFEQEMKEIIKILPKERQSMLFSATQTTKVEDLARISLKKGPLYLNVDEHNVSSTAEGLEQGYVVCDSDKRFLLLFSFLKRNAGKKIIVFLSSCNSVKFYGELLNYIDLPVLDLHGKQKQQKRTNTFFEFINAKQGVLICTDVAARGLDIPKVDWIIQFDPPDDPRDYIHRVGRTARGSASGKSIMFLTPSELGFLRYLKAAKVPLNEYEFPNKKIANVQSQLEKLISSNYWLNTSAKDGYRAYLQAYASHHLKTVYQIDKLDLVKVAKSFGFNVPPKVNISIGASGKGAKSIKGKDNHKKRGGPGGKKFTR, encoded by the coding sequence ATGGGTctgaccaagaaggaaaaagtCGAAAAGAAAGCCCGAAGCGTGGTGAAGGGCAAGGCCGAtaagaaggccaaggtcGAGAAGCCCTCGTCCAAGCCCGCCAAGTCCGCCAAGCcctccaagtccaaggacgaggttgatgagctcgaTGATGAGTTCGATGAGGTTGAgggtctccttgagaagGGAGAcgttgaggaggaagacgaggaggagaccaacGGAAATGAGGACTCCGAGATGAGCGATGACGATGAAAAGGACGTCGAAatcgaggaggaagatgacgGAGAGGGCTCTGATctcgaggaagaggagtcCACTGCCGTTGTCACTACTGCGCCCGCTGACGCTGAGGTTGTCCACATTGCCTCAGACGCCGAGCGAAAGCCATTCAGCACAATTCCTCTGTCTGAGAACACCATGCAGAGTCTGAAGGACATGGGATTTGAGACCATGACTCCAGTCCAGGAGAAGACCATCCCTCCTCTGCTTGCTGGCCGAGATGTTTTGGGAGCTGCCAAGACCGGATCCGGTAAGACTCTGGCATTCCTGATTCCCGCCATCGAGATGCTGCGGAAACTCAAGTTCAAGCCTCGAAACGGTACTGGTGTGATTGTGGTGTCTCCCACCCGAGAGCTGGCCCTCCAGATCTACGGAGTGGCTCGAGATCTCATGGCTAACCACTCCCAGACCCTTGGCATTGTGATTGGTGGAAATAACCGACGacaggaggaagagaagctcaacaaggGAGTCAACCTGCTGGTGTGTACCCCCGGTCGACTTCTCGATCATCTGCAGAACTCCCAGGGCTTTGTCttcaagaacctcaaggcTCTTATTATCGATGAGGCCGACCGAATTCTCGAGATCGGTTTCGAGCAAGAAATGAAGGAGATTATCAAGATTCTCCCCAAGGAGCGACAGTCCATGCTCTTCTCAGCCACACAGACCACCAAGGTCGAGGATCTGGCCCGAATTTCGCTCAAGAAGGGTCCCCTCTACCTTAACGTCGACGAACACAACGTCAGCTCCACCGCCGAGGGTCTCGAGCAGGGCTACGTTGTGTGCGATTCTGACAAGCGgttcctgctgctgttctcCTTCCTGAAGCGAAACGCAGGCAAGAAGATCATTGTCTTCCTTTCGTCTTGTAACTCGGTCAAGTTCTACGGAGAGCTGCTCAACTACATCGATCTGCCCGTTCTCGATCTGCACGgcaagcagaagcagcagaaacgAACCAACACTTTCTTCGAGTTCATTAACGCCAAGCAGGGAGTTCTAATCTGCACTGATGTGGCTGCACGAGGTCTGGATATTCCCAAGGTTGACTGGATTATCCAGTTCGATCCTCCGGATGATCCCCGAGACTACATTCACCGAGTCGGACGAACTGCCCGAGGTTCTGCCTCCGGAAAGTCCATCATGTTCCTGACCCCCTCCGAGCTTGGCTTCCTGCGATACctcaaggctgccaaggtGCCTCTcaacgagtacgagttccccaacaagaagattgcCAACGTGCAGAgccagctggagaagctcatcTCGTCCAACTACTGGCTCAACACCTCTGCCAAGGACGGATATCGAGCCTATCTGCAAGCATACGCCTCGCACCACCTCAAGACCGTCTACCAGATCGACAAGCTCGATCTGGTCAAGGTGGCCAAGTCCTTCGGTTTCAATGTGCCTCCCAAGGTGAACATTTCCATTGGAGCTTCCGGTAAGGGCGCCAAGAGCATCAAGGGTAAGGACAACCACAAGAAGAGAGGTGGACCCGGCGGAAAGAAGTTCACACGGTAG
- a CDS encoding uncharacterized protein (Compare to YALI0E01804g, similar to Saccharomyces cerevisiae PFA5 (YDR459C); ancestral locus Anc_5.579, weakly similar to uniprot|Q03289 Saccharomyces cerevisiae YDR459c), with translation MNRAAFRQALRIVFPGVILGLLGYGTYAYCYILCWNLYHHMGYRAGLALLIVYCILKTLVFIYWAAVVIVGPGKVTGVSPLQIFIPGSEVVDEKAQAIVSRQINPKLPDTYICDGWGMPKWCSECQTHKPDRTHHSAIVGHCVPKMDHMCFWVGTVIGQHNYKIFLQYTTLFSTYLIYTLVTTAVFTPRMGQYRRDRGAPDSIPNGNIIALLILTGAWAAFCTSVCLQSFWGVCRNLTAMEGLGRKQGDMVLVNFRYEGKRIIQPLREEDPLPFDQGFAKNWRQVFGTNPLIWFLPFPVVPAAEDYFSNAYGQKFLERIPARWLEGDGREMAAV, from the coding sequence ATGAACAGAGCAGCGTTCAGACAGGCACTGCGAATCGTTTTCCCAGGCGTAATTCTCGGACTCCTGGGATATGGCACCTACGCATATTGCTACATTCTCTGCTGGAACCTCTACCACCACATGGGCTACCGGGCAGGGCTGGCTCTCCTGATTGTCTATTGCATTCTCAAGACACTGGTTTTCATCTACTGGGCCGCCGTCGTCATTGTTGGCCCTGGAAAGGTGACTGGAGTGTCACCTTTGCAAATTTTCATTCCAGGATCAGAAGTGGTGGACGAAAAGGCTCAGGCTATAGTATCAAGGCAGATCAACCCCAAGCTGCCAGATACTTACATCTGCGATGGTTGGGGAATGCCCAAATGGTGCTCAGAATGCCAGACACACAAACCGGACCGAACACACCACTCGGCTATTGTGGGACACTGTGTCCCCAAGATGGACCACATGTGTTTCTGGGTGGGCACAGTGATCGGACaacacaactacaagatCTTCCTACAGTACACGACCTTGTTCTCGACATACTTGATCTACACATTGGTGACGACAGCTGTTTTCACCCCTAGAATGGGCCAATACAGACGCGACAGGGGCGCGCCTGACTCTATTCCTAACGGAAACATCATAGCTCTTCTGATTCTCACAGGTGCCTGGGCCGCATTCTGCACCTCTGTGTGTCTCCAGAGCTTCTGGGGAGTGTGTCGGAACCTTACCGCCATGGAGGGTCTCGGAAGAAAACAGGGAGACATGGTTCTAGTCAACTTCAGATATGAAGGCAAGAGAATCATCCAACCTCTGCGAGAAGAGGACCCGCTGCCGTTCGACCAAGGCTTTGCAAAGAACTGGAGACAGGTTTTTGGAACCAACCCACTCATTTGGTTCCTTCCCTTTCCAGTCGTACCTGCTGCAGAAGACTACTTTTCCAATGCTTACGGACAGAAGTTCCTTGAGCGCATTCCAGCCAGGTGGCTGGAGGGTGACGGACGGGAAATGGCAGCGGTTTAG
- a CDS encoding uncharacterized protein (Compare to YALI0E01826g, similar to uniprot|Q03290 Saccharomyces cerevisiae YDR460w TFB3 TFIIH subunit (transcription/repair factor), similar to Saccharomyces cerevisiae TFB3 (YDR460W); ancestral locus Anc_5.580), with product MSEDGDICPICKSSRYLNPDMKFLVNPQCYHKMCESCVDRLFAYGPVTCPHNGCEKILRKNKFKTQIFEDVAVEKEVDVRQRVMSVMNKREDEFDTLNDYNAYLEKIEDSIFTLLNGTADEKDALTKEIEAYEKEHKAEIIANNKLRDEEDKYEQQKEDWMKEQRKANYLMAVEEQRAAQEDKEAAKRELVHQLATSNKDASSIEQNVQKTALKRSSARTVNFQPMPTSRYFEKVKKESSKPETPFTPFNGDRQIPALFEVQDHYDDKVIEPLAHDIQHQAGGFTLKAAYARILQQAFFGLGVDVQTELLAEENGNSNGTAVPVKTEEDPVKLEEPSIQVKVESTV from the coding sequence ATGAGTGAAGATGGGGATATATGCCCGATCTGCAAATCCTCGCGGTACCTCAACCCGGATATGAAATTTCTAGTCAATCCTCAATGTTACCACAAAATGTGCGAATCGTGTGTGGATCGACTTTTTGCCTACGGCCCAGTGACATGCCCTCACAATGGCTGCGAAAAGATTTTGCGAAAGAACAAGTTCAAGACCCAGATCTTCGAGGATGTGGCtgtcgagaaggaggtcgATGTACGCCAACGGGTCATGTCGGTCATGAACAAACGAGAAGACGAGTTCGACACGCTGAACGACTACAACGCATATCTGGAAAAGATTGAAGACAGCATCTTCACGCTGTTGAATGGAACCGCTGACGAAAAGGACGCATTGACCAAGGAGATAGAAGCATACGAAAAGGAACATAAGGCCGAGATCATTGCCAACAACAAGCTccgagacgaggaggacaagtatgagcagcagaaggaggactGGATGAAGGAACAGAGAAAGGCAAACTACCTCATGGCTGTGGAGGAACAAAGGGCAGCTCAGGAGGAtaaggaggctgccaagcGAGAACTGGTTCATCAGCTCGCCACTTCCAACAAGGATGCCTCTTCCATCGAGCAGAATGTCCAGAAGACAGCTCTCAAACGATCCTCAGCTCGAACAGTCAACTTCCAACCCATGCCTACATCTCGGTACTTTgagaaggtcaagaaggaaagCTCGAAGCCCGAGACGCCCTTCACACCCTTCAACGGTGACAGGCAGATTCCCGCGCTGTTTGAGGTACAGGACCATTACGACGACAAGGTCATCGAGCCTCTGGCCCATGACATTCAGCATCAGGCCGGAGGTTTCACTCTCAAGGCAGCATACGCAAGAATTCTCCAACAGGCCTTTTTTGGTCTAGGTGTGGATGTTCAGACCGAGCTGTTGGCTGAAGAGAATGGCAACAGCAACGGCACAGCAGTACCTGTCaagacagaagaagacccgGTCAAGCTGGAAGAGCCATCGATACAGGTCAAGGTGGAATCCACGGTATAA
- a CDS encoding uncharacterized protein (Compare to YALI0E01848g, similar to wi|NCU02935.1 Neurospora crassa NCU02935. 1 unknown function, similar to Saccharomyces cerevisiae CGI121 (YML036W); ancestral locus Anc_5.581) — protein MKFPQFDQEIAISYFSDVKNAGQIRNELLSGNPDYQVAFINANTLLSSKHLLAAVYRAVSDQEAGSMKTKNVHSEVLFCLGGNNNIMDSLRRFGIQDDTTNIVAVKIGGGEYTKLVEGTEEPFTDEQIAKNTDIKLVKKVYKLPGTVSLDDRAQVETAAIGALLLRGFS, from the coding sequence ATGAAGTTTCCCCAGTTCGACCAGGAGATTGCCATCTCCTACTTTTCAGACGTCAAGAATGCCGGCCAGATTCGAAACGAGCTGTTAAGCGGTAACCCCGACTACCAGGTGGCTTTCATTAATGCCAACACATTGCTTTCGTCCAAGCATCTGCTCGCAGCCGTCTACAGAGCCGTTTCCGATCAGGAAGCCGGCTCCATGAAGACAAAAAACGTACACTCAGAGGTGCTGTTCTGTCTGGGAGGGAATAACAACATCATGGACTCTCTAAGGAGATTTGGAATTCAGGACGATACCACAAACATTGTGGCTGTCAAGATTGGCGGAGGAGAGTACACGAAGCTGGTTGAGGGAACCGAAGAGCCCTTTACTGACGAGCAGATTGCCAAGAACACAGATATCAAGCTCGTCAAGAAGGTATACAAGTTACCAGGAACAGTCTCTCTAGATGATAGAGCTCAGGTGGAGACTGCAGCCATTGGAGCTCTTCTGCTACGTGGATTCAGCTAG